ATGAAGATGCAGAAGTACTTTTTTATGATGCTTGTTTTGTTGGGAGCAAGTCTGAAAGCCCAGCAAAAAACATTTTGTAATCCCATTAATATCGACTACGGATATACGCCTTTTGAATCTTTTTCCCAACAGGGAAAACACCGGGCGACTGCTGATCCGGTTATCGTAAACTTTAAAAACAAACTTTTTTTGTTTTCCACAAACCAAGAAGGTTATTGGTATAGTGATGATATGCTTGACTGGAAATTTGTACAAAGAAAATTTTTACGGGATAAGAAATATATTCATGATCTAAACGCACCTGCAGTTTGGGCCATGAAAGATACTTTATATGTTTTCGGCTCGACCTGGGAACAGGACTTTCCGATCTGGAAAAGTACAAATCCCACGAAAGATGATTGGAAAATTGCTGTAGATACTTTAAAAGTCGGAGCCTGGGATCCTGCCTTTCATTATGACGAAGACAAAAATAAACTCTACCTGTATTGGGGTTCAAGTAATGAATGGCCCTTGCTTGGAACAGAAGTAAAAGTAAAGACATTACAATCTGAAGGATTTGTAAAACCTATATTGCGATTAAAGCCGGAGGATCATGGCTGGGAACGTTTTGGAGAGTATAATGATAATGTATTTTTACAGCCTTTTGTTGAGGGTGCATGGATGACGAAACATAATAACAAATATTATATGCAGTACGGAGCTCCAGCTACTGAATTCAGTGGATATTCTGATGGAGTGTATGTGAGTAAAAACCCTTTAGAAGGTTTCGAATATCAACAGCATAATCCCTTTTCATACAAACCAGGTGGTTTTGCAAGAGGTGCCGGACATGGAGCAACCTTCGAAGACAATTATAAAAACTGGTGGCATGTTTCAACAATTTTTATTTCCACAAAAAATAATTTTGAGAGAAGACTGGGGATCTGGCCTGCAGGTTTCGATAAAGATGATGTAATGTATTGTGATACATCCTATGGAGATTACCCTACTTATCTTCCACAATATGCGCAGGGAAAAGATTTCTCCAAAGGTCTTTTTGCAGGTTGGATGCTGTTGAATTATAATAAGCCTGTCCAGGTTTCTTCGACATTAGGAGGATATCATTCAAACTATGCTGTTGATGAAGATATAAAGACCTACTGGAGTGCTAAAACAGGTAATTCTGGTGAGTGGTTTCAGACGGATCTTGGCGAAGTTTCCACGATCAATGCAATTCAGATCAATTATGCTGATCAGGACGTGGAATTCTTAGGGAAAACTTTAGGGAAGATGCATCAATACAAAATCTATGGATCCAATGATGGGAAAAAATGGACTGTTATTGTGGATAAAAGTAAAAACACAAAGGATGTTCCTCACGATTATGTGGAGCTGGAAAAACCGGCAAAAGCAAGATTCCTTAAAATGGAAAACCTTAAAATGCCTACCGGAAAATTTGCATTAAGTGGCTTCAGGGTATTTGGAAAAGGAGCGGGACAAAAACCTCCAAAAGTTCAGAACTTTGTTCCTTTGCGGGCTGATGCAAAGAAATATGGAGAAAGACGAAGTATCTGGATGAAATGGCAGCAAAACCAGGATGCCGATGGGTATGTAATATATTGGGGTAAGTCGCCGGATAAATTATACGGAAGCATCATGGTATATGGAAAGAATGAGTATTTCTTTACTGGAGCAGACAGAACGGATGCGTATTATTTTCAGATAGAAGCTTTCAACGCTAATGGAATCTCGGAAAGAACAGAAGTAATGAAATCAGAATAAAAAAACTCACTGAGAAATCAGTGAGTTTGGCAAAAATAATTGATATGAAGAATGAATGTTTTTATCGGGTTCTGTTTTTAATATCATCTGAGGCGCTTTCAATATCCCTTACCTTTTTTATTTTTTGATTTCCGAAATTGTAAGTGATGCTTAAAGTCATTCCTCTTCTGTACTGATCATTTCTGATGTAATTATAATTTCCGTTTGGCTGATAATCTTCTATTTCTACGATATTGGTTCTTAGAACATCATTCACATTAAGAGCAAAGGTCCAGTCGTTCCAGTTTTTCTTTATACTTAAATCAAGACTCATCAGGTTTTTCAGCATTCCAAGCTCTATTTGTTGTTTGTCAATAAAGAAATAATTAACTCCTAAAAACCAGGTTTTTTTCTTATCTAGACGAATGGTGTTATTACTCGTGATTACAATGCTTGTCGATTTTACAGTATTAGTATAAACCAATGGCTTTCCGTCCTTATCAACAAAAGTGTCTCCTGTAGTTGGATCTTCAGCCAAAGAACCATTGTTGATATTGTGCTGAACACCGGCATTAAAATTCAGGGTCAAGTATTGTTTAAAGAAATTTTTCTGAATTCCTACCATGGCAGACATTTCCTGCTTGTCTCCAAAATTTGTTCTGATGTAACGCAGTACATTTTGAGTGCCTATTTTTCCATCCGCAGATTTTATAAAGCCTTGTAAAGGAACCTGTGTGATCTGATCTTTAAAATAAGAGTGGTTTAAAATCAGGAAATAAGAGTTTTTATACATGTAAGTCAATTCCTGATTGTATGTTGATGAAGCTTTTACAAAGGGATTGTTTTGTGTGTAGTTAAACTCTGTAATGTAATTTCTTATCGGGTTTAATTCCCAGAAGCTTGGTCTTCTCATTCTGCTTGAAAATGAATAGGAAATATTATTCTTATCATTGATAGCATAATTGAAGCTGAGGTACGGCAGGAAATTATTATAATTTCTCTCAATTCTCTGATGTTTTTGGCTTTCTATTATATTGGTAGGACTATCTGCTGTTCCCAGGCTGTTTGTAATTTCATATCGGGCACCAACCTTTCCTGAAAATTTATCTGAAAACTTTTTTTCAAGAGTGAGATACACTCCATAGATATTTTCATCATATATAAAATGGTTGAAATCCGGTGCTGGCTGTGGATTGTTGTTATAATTACCATCCTTATCTATAAACTGATATGTAAAGTTCTTTGTATCATTATCAGTTTTGGTTTTATTGAAATTTCCACCTAAAGAGAGGGTAAAGTCGTTCTTAAATTTCTGAATATAATCTACAGTACCTGAAAAATTCTTAATGACCTGCGGAGTATTTTGTGTGATTGTTTTTCCTGGTCTGGAATAACCGTTACCGTTTTCATCCGGAATCATGGTGTTATTTTTTGAAAACTGAAACCTTTTGTAAATAAGATATGCGGCATTTGCATTAAATTTACTTCCAAGGGAGTCCAGTTTTAGCTCATAGTTTAAATTCACAGAGTTATTGTAGTTTCTGGAATCTTCTCTGTTTTTAGTCCATGTATGCGTTGTTTCTACCACACCCAACGAGTTTGGTTGCGTTAAGGTATTAAATAAATCGATCGTGGAGTTGTAACTTCTGTTAGCCCAGGAATTCCATGATAATGCCAGATTACTTTTTTCGGTCAGTTGATAATCAATATTCAGATAGCCACCAATATTTTTATTTGGATCATCAATATCTCCTACCGATTCATTTTTTAGCTGATCTGTACCATTTCGCAGAATATAAGATTGAGGTTGAATATTTTCTCCCCCGTTGAGATTAGCACTGATTCCTAATTTATCTTTTCTGTAATTAGCAGAAAAACTGGCTGAACTTGCATTGTATTTATTTTGGCTATTGGACATTCTCATATTCCCATTCAATCCGTCGCTCATTTTTTTCTTTAAAACGATATTGATGATTCCATCAGAAGATTCTACCTGGTATTCACTTCCGGGAACCGTAATGACTTCAATTTTCTGGATATTTTCTGCAGGAGTATTTTTAAGGAACTGCACCAGAGACTCAGAGTCCATATTGGTTTTTCGTCCGTTGATATAGATCAGTACATTATTCTTTCCTGCTATTTTTAATGTTTTATCATCTGTAGTTGATAGCAGTGGTGTTTGCTTCAAAAGATCAAATGTTGTATTTCCTTTAGCAACTGGTGAAGCAGCTACATCATATACAAAGCGGTCGCTCTGCTTTTTAAAAATCTGTTTTGTTAGAGTAACTCCTTCGATATTTTTGGTTTTTACCGAATCTGATTTTTTTTCCTGGGCGAGTGCTAATCCGCTGAAAAATAAGGCTGCGATGAGTAGTGGCGTTTTCATGAAATTTATTTTTTTGTAGAGCTTTGGACTCTTATGTATATGATCTAAAGCTGTAATAGGTTAGTTAATTAAGTTCTTGATTTTACAGCATCATTTGCTGATTTTATTTCCCTTGCTTTTTGCAGTTTCTGGTTTCCGAAGTTATAAGTGACCCCGATATTCAATATTCTTGGATAACCAAAATTGGTCACATTATTATAGCTACCATTAGGCTGGACACCGTTGATTTTATTGAAGTTCTGATTAAACACATCATATAATTCTGCTACAAAAGTCCAGTTACCCATGATCTTTTTGACACTCAGGTCGAGACTTTGTCTGATACCCATTTCTCCGATTTCCATTTTACTTTTGCTTGCAAAGAAATAATTGATTCCCAGGAACCAGTCTTTTTTGGCAGATAAGCGGATGGTATTATTAAACTGTGCTGAAAAATTGAAATTTTTCACATCAACGATATACGGGGCAAGAACTTCTGTTTGTCCTGGTATTTGAACAGATGTTGGATCTTCACTTACTGTCCCTGAATACATTACATAAGCTAAATTAACAGAGTAATTGGTTGTCCAGATTTCTTTGATCCATGATTTATTCATTCCGAGAGTGAGACCCAGCTGTTTGTTATTTCCATAATTCGTTCTGATATATCTTAGGAATTTAGTCGTAACCATTTTAGGATTTCCATTTTCATCCAGAATGATCTGACCATTTTTGTCCTTTTCCGGTTTGGTGACTGTTCCTTGTAATGGCACCTGATTCGAAGCATCCTCTACATAGTTAAAGCTTAAATTTGCGTAAAATGCATTCTTAAACATATAGTTAATTTCCTGATTGTAGTGTTTAGAAGCTAATACAAAAGGATTATTCTGAGTATAATTATCCGGTGTAAAGTAAGTTCTTGATGGATTCAGTTCCCAGAATCTTGGTCTTCTGATCCGGCTTGAGAAAGTGTAGCTTATGTTATTATCTGCATTAATTGCATAGTTGATATTAACATACGGCAACAGGTTGTTATAATTTCTGTCGAAGCTGGTTTTTCCCAGAATCTCTCCGCTGCTCTTAGTCATTTCATAGCGGGTTCCTATTTTACCGGACAATTTTTCGTTTAATTTCCTTTCATAAGTGATGTATGCTCCTAAGATGTTTTCCTTGTAAATAAAATAATTTGTTTGATCGTAGTCATTTACAAAACCATTAGCAGTATAAATATCCTGTCTTGTATCGTTATCTGTTTTCGTATTGTTATAGCTTACTCCCATCAACCATGAATCTCCAGATTTTGTTTTTTTAAGGTAGTCGATATTAGCAGCATAATTATTGATGATCTGGGGAACCCATTGTTTAAACGCTCCATATTTGTTATCCTTGTCAGTTACAAATGGAAAGGTTTCGTTAATACTGTATTTATCCCTGTTGAACCACAAATATGAAATATTGGAAGTTAGTTTACTACCTAATGTATCCGTTTTTATTTCATAATTTAAATTGAAAGAATGGTTTCTTCTTTGTGCGTCTTCATCATTTACGGTTCTGTTTTTTAAAACTCCGTTCTGAATATTTGTGATATCTAAGATTGAGTTAAAGCTCTTATTATACCTCATATTATAAGTGAAGCTGAGGTTCTGTTTTTTATCGATTTCATAATCAATATTTACGCTTCCTCCAAAATTTTTGTTTGGATCATCATTAAATCCAAAAGATTCATTTTTAAAGGTGGAATCTCCGTTTGACAACCTGTATTTTTCTCTTTCTGTCCAGCTTCCTGTATTGAAATTGGTATTTACAGCAAATTTATTCTGTCTGAAATTAAAAGAAACTCCGGCTGAAGGATTGTTATAATAACTTTGTTCATTTTGCATTTTCAAAGTTCCATTATAACCATTATTCCTCTTCTTTTTCATCACAATATTGATAACTCCCTCGTTGGATTCAACCTGAAATTCACTGCCAGGGACTGTAATTACCTCAATTTTCTGAATATCCTCTGAAGGCGTATTTTTTAGCATTTCAATTAATGATTCAGAATCCATGTTGGTCTTTTTATTATTGATGTAGATAACAACCTCTGACTTTCCCATAATTTTTAACGATTTTCCGTCAATGCTGGAAATCATAGGAGTTTGTTTTAGCAGATTGAAAGAGTTGGTTCCTTTCGCAATAGGGGATGATGCAACATCATAAATAAAACGGTCGCTTTGTTTTCTGAAGACCTGTTTCTTTAAAGTTATACCCTCTATATTTTTAGTTTTTAAAGTATCAGATTTTTGTTGGGCAAAAATAAATCCGCTGAAAAATAAAGCTGAAATGAGAAGTGGCGTTTTCATGATTTTATTTTTAGTTTGTTAATAGCTTGTATTTGTTATTATTTAACATTACAAAGATATATAATAAATTTAGTATTATGCAATACAAAGTACTTGAAATGTTTTTGATTTATTATTAACTTGTTGATTTTCAGGATGTAAATTTTAAATTAAAAATTTTAAAGATTAAGATTGTTTCAATTATTTAGACAACTTAAGTTCTAAAGTTGTTACATCATAATCGGCAATTAGGAAAAATTAACATAAAAGAGACTTAAAAAAGTTTCTGTCTCAGTTATATTTCGATGTTGATTATTACTCAATTAAAAGTGATATGATAGATATGTATTAGGAATGCAATGTAGATAAATAAAAAAAGGACTGATAAGTCCTTTTTAATATATTGTATATTCAGTGGAAAACCGATTTATTCTCTGTCGAAACGGGCTAATTTTTTGTCTACCCATATTGTGGCAAATGGGAAAAATGCCGAGAGCAGGGCAAA
The sequence above is drawn from the Chryseobacterium daecheongense genome and encodes:
- a CDS encoding discoidin domain-containing protein — its product is MQKYFFMMLVLLGASLKAQQKTFCNPINIDYGYTPFESFSQQGKHRATADPVIVNFKNKLFLFSTNQEGYWYSDDMLDWKFVQRKFLRDKKYIHDLNAPAVWAMKDTLYVFGSTWEQDFPIWKSTNPTKDDWKIAVDTLKVGAWDPAFHYDEDKNKLYLYWGSSNEWPLLGTEVKVKTLQSEGFVKPILRLKPEDHGWERFGEYNDNVFLQPFVEGAWMTKHNNKYYMQYGAPATEFSGYSDGVYVSKNPLEGFEYQQHNPFSYKPGGFARGAGHGATFEDNYKNWWHVSTIFISTKNNFERRLGIWPAGFDKDDVMYCDTSYGDYPTYLPQYAQGKDFSKGLFAGWMLLNYNKPVQVSSTLGGYHSNYAVDEDIKTYWSAKTGNSGEWFQTDLGEVSTINAIQINYADQDVEFLGKTLGKMHQYKIYGSNDGKKWTVIVDKSKNTKDVPHDYVELEKPAKARFLKMENLKMPTGKFALSGFRVFGKGAGQKPPKVQNFVPLRADAKKYGERRSIWMKWQQNQDADGYVIYWGKSPDKLYGSIMVYGKNEYFFTGADRTDAYYFQIEAFNANGISERTEVMKSE
- a CDS encoding TonB-dependent receptor, translated to MKTPLLIAALFFSGLALAQEKKSDSVKTKNIEGVTLTKQIFKKQSDRFVYDVAASPVAKGNTTFDLLKQTPLLSTTDDKTLKIAGKNNVLIYINGRKTNMDSESLVQFLKNTPAENIQKIEVITVPGSEYQVESSDGIINIVLKKKMSDGLNGNMRMSNSQNKYNASSASFSANYRKDKLGISANLNGGENIQPQSYILRNGTDQLKNESVGDIDDPNKNIGGYLNIDYQLTEKSNLALSWNSWANRSYNSTIDLFNTLTQPNSLGVVETTHTWTKNREDSRNYNNSVNLNYELKLDSLGSKFNANAAYLIYKRFQFSKNNTMIPDENGNGYSRPGKTITQNTPQVIKNFSGTVDYIQKFKNDFTLSLGGNFNKTKTDNDTKNFTYQFIDKDGNYNNNPQPAPDFNHFIYDENIYGVYLTLEKKFSDKFSGKVGARYEITNSLGTADSPTNIIESQKHQRIERNYNNFLPYLSFNYAINDKNNISYSFSSRMRRPSFWELNPIRNYITEFNYTQNNPFVKASSTYNQELTYMYKNSYFLILNHSYFKDQITQVPLQGFIKSADGKIGTQNVLRYIRTNFGDKQEMSAMVGIQKNFFKQYLTLNFNAGVQHNINNGSLAEDPTTGDTFVDKDGKPLVYTNTVKSTSIVITSNNTIRLDKKKTWFLGVNYFFIDKQQIELGMLKNLMSLDLSIKKNWNDWTFALNVNDVLRTNIVEIEDYQPNGNYNYIRNDQYRRGMTLSITYNFGNQKIKKVRDIESASDDIKNRTR
- a CDS encoding outer membrane beta-barrel family protein; the protein is MKTPLLISALFFSGFIFAQQKSDTLKTKNIEGITLKKQVFRKQSDRFIYDVASSPIAKGTNSFNLLKQTPMISSIDGKSLKIMGKSEVVIYINNKKTNMDSESLIEMLKNTPSEDIQKIEVITVPGSEFQVESNEGVINIVMKKKRNNGYNGTLKMQNEQSYYNNPSAGVSFNFRQNKFAVNTNFNTGSWTEREKYRLSNGDSTFKNESFGFNDDPNKNFGGSVNIDYEIDKKQNLSFTYNMRYNKSFNSILDITNIQNGVLKNRTVNDEDAQRRNHSFNLNYEIKTDTLGSKLTSNISYLWFNRDKYSINETFPFVTDKDNKYGAFKQWVPQIINNYAANIDYLKKTKSGDSWLMGVSYNNTKTDNDTRQDIYTANGFVNDYDQTNYFIYKENILGAYITYERKLNEKLSGKIGTRYEMTKSSGEILGKTSFDRNYNNLLPYVNINYAINADNNISYTFSSRIRRPRFWELNPSRTYFTPDNYTQNNPFVLASKHYNQEINYMFKNAFYANLSFNYVEDASNQVPLQGTVTKPEKDKNGQIILDENGNPKMVTTKFLRYIRTNYGNNKQLGLTLGMNKSWIKEIWTTNYSVNLAYVMYSGTVSEDPTSVQIPGQTEVLAPYIVDVKNFNFSAQFNNTIRLSAKKDWFLGINYFFASKSKMEIGEMGIRQSLDLSVKKIMGNWTFVAELYDVFNQNFNKINGVQPNGSYNNVTNFGYPRILNIGVTYNFGNQKLQKAREIKSANDAVKSRT